Proteins encoded within one genomic window of Cyanobacterium sp. HL-69:
- a CDS encoding type I site-specific restriction-modification system DNA methyltransferase subunit: MDISTHNKLVSFIWSIADDCLRDVFVRGKYRDVILPMFVLRRLDCLLEETKDKVMEEVSFQREEVGLVELDAEGLREASGYVFYNISDWTLKKIVSTAVNNAQILEANFRAYLDGFSDDVKEIIDKFDLRNQIRKMSQADVLLDVLEKFTSPEINLSPHDVVDSNSRKLVGLTNLGMGYVFEELIRRFNEENNEEAGEHFTPREVIRLMTNLLFVPVKDSLPPVMLVYDGACGSGGMLTESQNFIKDSQGDIASSATVHLYGKEVNGETYAICKSDMMIKGNNPENIKFGSTLAIDDFAGLKFDFMLENPPYGKSWKTEQKYIMDGTNVLDPRFEVPLTDFWGEVKTEKAVPRSSDGQLLFLMDMVSKMKPLSDSPLGTRIASVHNGSALFTGDAGSGESNIRRYIIENDYLEAIAQLPQNLFYNTGISTYVWILSNNKSPERKGKVQLIDASNLYRKLRKNLGAKNCEFAPEDIETITNIYLTLRDDSQQDEKLRSSVTPLNKEGIKQCISKVFNNHDFGFYKVTVERPLRLMAQCTPERIASLRFINTISEPMEWVYNHFGDKVYQDLKAHEKEIKDHLEKEEITVSPANLKSLLSQKKWLEQKELMDKAQQIVNHLNTSIGINNNDKVWTDFNLFSQEVDKAIKQLNIKLSASQKKQFLGAVSWVDESAEKVIKKEHKLKKEKLEELLNQLGTTKENLANFGYFPTDKPDVYVEYESDTNLRDTENIPLNYRLASSTIINQDVSYSASGDKGLNTDENLNTDKSLNTDKGLNASTFVDRVAIVEGYFLEEVRPHVEDSWLDMSKTVIGYEISFNKYFYQHQPLRSLEEVSKEMLELEAQTEGLLKNLLSFGDK, encoded by the coding sequence ATGGATATAAGTACCCACAACAAATTAGTCTCGTTCATTTGGTCGATCGCCGATGACTGTTTACGAGATGTATTTGTGCGGGGAAAATATAGAGATGTAATCCTACCCATGTTTGTCTTGAGAAGGTTAGATTGTCTCTTGGAAGAAACCAAAGACAAAGTGATGGAAGAAGTTAGCTTTCAGCGAGAGGAAGTGGGCTTAGTAGAGTTAGATGCAGAAGGGCTGAGGGAGGCTTCTGGTTATGTGTTTTATAACATCTCTGATTGGACTCTCAAAAAAATAGTTAGCACTGCGGTTAATAATGCCCAAATACTCGAAGCTAATTTTAGGGCTTATTTAGATGGATTTAGCGATGATGTAAAAGAAATTATTGATAAATTTGACTTGCGCAACCAAATCCGCAAGATGAGTCAAGCGGATGTATTGTTAGATGTTTTGGAAAAGTTTACTAGCCCTGAAATTAATCTTAGCCCCCATGATGTAGTCGATAGTAACAGCAGAAAGTTGGTAGGATTAACTAACTTAGGTATGGGTTATGTATTTGAAGAATTAATCCGCCGTTTCAATGAAGAAAATAACGAAGAAGCAGGGGAACATTTCACCCCCCGTGAAGTAATCCGTTTAATGACTAATTTACTATTTGTACCAGTCAAGGATAGTTTACCCCCTGTAATGCTAGTCTATGATGGGGCTTGTGGTTCTGGGGGAATGTTAACCGAGTCTCAAAACTTTATTAAAGATAGTCAAGGTGACATTGCATCCTCCGCAACCGTCCATCTATATGGTAAAGAAGTGAATGGGGAAACCTATGCTATCTGTAAATCTGACATGATGATTAAGGGTAATAACCCTGAAAATATTAAGTTTGGTTCAACCCTTGCTATCGATGACTTTGCCGGGCTTAAATTTGATTTTATGCTGGAAAATCCTCCCTATGGGAAGTCGTGGAAGACTGAGCAAAAATATATCATGGATGGTACTAATGTTTTAGATCCTCGTTTTGAAGTACCGTTAACGGACTTTTGGGGGGAGGTTAAAACCGAAAAGGCGGTGCCAAGGTCATCCGATGGACAGTTATTATTTTTAATGGATATGGTAAGTAAGATGAAACCCTTATCCGATAGTCCTTTGGGTACGCGCATTGCGTCGGTACATAATGGTTCAGCTTTATTTACGGGGGATGCAGGTAGCGGAGAGAGTAATATTAGACGTTATATTATTGAAAATGATTACCTGGAGGCGATCGCCCAGTTACCCCAAAACCTATTTTATAATACGGGCATCAGTACCTATGTTTGGATTTTATCTAACAATAAAAGCCCAGAGAGAAAGGGAAAAGTACAATTAATTGACGCTTCTAATCTTTATCGTAAATTACGCAAAAATTTAGGAGCAAAAAACTGTGAATTTGCCCCCGAAGATATTGAAACAATTACTAATATTTATCTAACTTTACGGGATGATAGTCAACAAGATGAAAAACTTAGATCCTCTGTAACCCCCCTTAATAAAGAGGGAATAAAACAATGTATTAGTAAAGTATTTAATAATCATGATTTTGGGTTTTATAAAGTAACCGTAGAACGTCCATTAAGATTAATGGCTCAATGTACCCCTGAAAGGATAGCTAGTTTACGCTTTATCAATACTATCTCAGAGCCTATGGAGTGGGTTTACAATCATTTTGGGGATAAAGTTTATCAAGATTTAAAAGCCCATGAAAAGGAGATTAAAGACCATTTAGAAAAAGAAGAAATTACCGTTAGTCCTGCTAATTTAAAATCATTACTATCTCAGAAAAAATGGCTTGAGCAAAAGGAATTAATGGATAAAGCTCAACAAATTGTTAATCATTTAAATACAAGTATAGGTATTAATAATAATGATAAAGTTTGGACTGATTTTAACTTATTTAGTCAAGAGGTAGATAAAGCTATTAAGCAATTAAATATTAAGCTCTCAGCATCCCAGAAAAAGCAATTTTTAGGGGCAGTTAGTTGGGTTGATGAATCAGCAGAAAAGGTTATTAAGAAAGAGCATAAGCTCAAAAAAGAGAAGTTGGAGGAGTTATTAAACCAACTAGGCACAACCAAGGAAAACTTGGCTAATTTTGGTTATTTTCCCACTGATAAACCTGATGTTTATGTCGAATATGAAAGCGATACTAATTTACGAGATACTGAAAACATACCTCTTAATTATCGTCTGGCTTCTTCCACCATAATTAATCAAGATGTAAGTTATTCAGCTTCTGGTGATAAGGGTTTGAATACTGATGAGAATTTGAATACTGATAAGAGTTTAAATACCGATAAGGGTTTGAATGCCTCAACCTTTGTTGATAGGGTTGCCATAGTGGAGGGTTACTTTTTAGAGGAGGTGCGCCCCCATGTAGAGGATTCTTGGTTAGATATGAGTAAAACTGTTATTGGTTATGAGATTAGTTTCAATAAGTATTTTTATCAGCATCAACCCTTAAGGAGTTTGGAGGAGGTAAGCAAGGAGATGTTAGAGTTAGAAGCACAAACGGAGGGTTTATTAAAGAATTTGCTTAGTTTTGGGGATAAATAG
- a CDS encoding Transcriptional regulator has translation MKETISSNLIRYRKGLHISQQSLAEQTGVTRQTINNYEKGKTLPDSKTLSLLARSLGVTLDDILRPIDQLPKTNNFCFRTHCKFTQKPQFTSYVNNLLNIYTALEVAVGLPPYAPETTPCNVLEGNENRIQQIAKSFRLRLGIGDAPIPNLFEAVEELGLKVLRLPIEQKDFFGLSACSNSQGAFVLINTHNISIERQIFTLAHEIGHLIFHRDEYQNQLMISESREEEKAKEKVANYFASHLLVSQTAFDLAHQNMTDLLELKAHFRVSYTMILKRFDELGVIDYGKFIIKIRSDYKRRNKESLTNDIELEPKLAEKHFPVNQRYQTLIWKALKGEKISESKAAELLNITIEALRLARIQQEVYEIA, from the coding sequence ATGAAAGAAACGATCTCATCTAATTTGATTCGTTATCGTAAGGGCTTACATATATCCCAACAATCTTTGGCTGAACAAACAGGGGTTACACGACAAACCATTAATAATTATGAAAAAGGGAAAACTTTACCAGATAGTAAAACCCTTAGTCTTTTAGCACGAAGTTTGGGGGTAACTCTTGATGATATATTACGCCCAATTGATCAACTACCTAAAACGAATAATTTTTGTTTTCGCACTCATTGTAAATTTACTCAAAAGCCACAATTTACAAGCTATGTAAATAATTTATTAAACATTTATACGGCTCTTGAAGTAGCCGTTGGGTTGCCTCCTTATGCCCCAGAAACAACCCCTTGTAATGTGCTAGAAGGTAATGAAAATCGCATTCAACAAATAGCTAAGTCTTTTCGTCTTCGTTTAGGTATCGGTGATGCACCCATTCCGAATCTGTTTGAAGCGGTAGAAGAGTTAGGTTTAAAGGTTTTACGGCTACCCATTGAGCAAAAAGACTTTTTCGGGTTAAGTGCCTGTAGTAACAGTCAAGGTGCTTTTGTACTAATTAATACCCATAATATTAGTATTGAAAGACAAATATTTACCCTTGCCCATGAAATTGGACATTTGATTTTCCATCGAGATGAATATCAAAATCAACTGATGATAAGTGAAAGTCGGGAGGAAGAAAAAGCGAAAGAAAAAGTAGCTAATTATTTTGCTAGTCATCTACTTGTATCCCAAACAGCTTTTGATTTAGCACATCAAAACATGACTGATTTACTAGAACTGAAAGCTCATTTTCGGGTAAGCTATACCATGATTTTGAAGAGATTTGATGAATTAGGAGTTATCGATTACGGCAAATTTATTATCAAAATTCGTTCCGATTATAAACGCCGTAATAAAGAATCTTTGACTAATGATATTGAGCTTGAACCCAAGTTAGCAGAAAAGCATTTTCCCGTTAATCAACGTTATCAAACTCTTATTTGGAAGGCATTAAAAGGGGAGAAAATTTCTGAGTCAAAGGCAGCGGAACTTTTAAACATTACCATTGAGGCTTTAAGACTGGCAAGAATACAACAGGAGGTATATGAGATCGCCTGA
- a CDS encoding toxin-antitoxin system Phd family antidote component, with protein MFKLKVTTIDNSTGIVLPQEVLAKMHIEKGDNLYLTATPNGFEITPYNPEFEQEMDTAREVMKQYRNALRELAQ; from the coding sequence ATGTTTAAACTAAAAGTAACTACCATTGATAACTCCACAGGGATTGTATTGCCCCAAGAAGTATTAGCAAAAATGCACATAGAAAAAGGCGACAACCTTTATCTTACCGCTACCCCCAACGGCTTTGAAATTACCCCCTATAATCCCGAATTTGAACAGGAAATGGACACCGCACGGGAGGTAATGAAACAATATCGCAACGCCCTACGAGAGTTAGCACAATAA
- a CDS encoding toxin-antitoxin system toxin component, which produces MKPIQINGYLIYFHPIFYQQWLELVNRVKYLKEKLEPENFITHPEVKLLKALDQGIKDKIPNDPFASYFALKKPLQKYSRIKKMGLPSRYRLFFRVFKEANTIIILWLGFPRKEGDKKDCYKVFSKMVTNGNFPEDMSSFLDLVNNSENDN; this is translated from the coding sequence ATGAAGCCCATACAAATAAATGGATATTTAATTTACTTTCATCCTATTTTTTATCAACAATGGTTAGAGTTAGTAAATAGAGTTAAATATCTTAAAGAAAAGTTAGAACCAGAAAACTTCATTACCCACCCAGAAGTTAAACTATTAAAAGCCTTAGATCAAGGGATAAAAGATAAAATACCAAACGATCCTTTTGCCTCTTATTTCGCCCTTAAAAAACCCTTACAAAAATATAGTCGTATCAAAAAAATGGGTTTACCATCAAGGTATAGACTATTTTTCCGAGTATTTAAAGAAGCAAATACAATTATTATTTTGTGGCTAGGCTTTCCCCGCAAAGAAGGAGATAAAAAAGATTGCTATAAGGTATTTTCTAAGATGGTTACTAATGGTAATTTTCCTGAAGATATGAGTAGTTTTTTAGACTTGGTTAACAACTCAGAAAATGATAATTAA
- a CDS encoding toxin-antitoxin system antidote component: MKKLRDILLSECREEIIKIADKHGAYHVRIFGSVARGEEKENSDIDFLIDYDLNRITPWFPVGLINDLESYLGKKVDVVTEKSLHYFLRDKILKEAVLL; this comes from the coding sequence ATGAAAAAATTACGAGATATTTTATTATCTGAATGTCGGGAAGAAATTATAAAAATTGCTGATAAACATGGGGCTTATCATGTGAGAATTTTTGGTTCTGTGGCTAGGGGTGAAGAAAAAGAAAATAGCGATATTGATTTTTTAATTGATTATGATTTAAACAGAATTACTCCTTGGTTTCCTGTGGGTTTAATTAATGATTTAGAGAGTTATTTGGGCAAAAAAGTAGATGTGGTAACAGAAAAATCTTTACATTATTTTTTGCGCGATAAAATTTTAAAGGAAGCTGTTTTATTATGA
- a CDS encoding toxin-antitoxin system toxin component, which yields MKTNQVYLIHIRDCLARIEDYTKEGKEFFFKDLKTQDAVIRNLEVMAESIKKLPDEWKQDFQEISWGEITGFRNRLAHEYLGIDIEIVWEVIEVFLPPLTEAITAMTQKYWNV from the coding sequence ATGAAAACCAATCAAGTTTATTTAATTCATATTAGGGATTGTTTAGCCCGAATTGAAGATTATACTAAGGAGGGAAAAGAGTTTTTTTTTAAGGATTTGAAAACCCAAGATGCGGTTATTCGTAATTTGGAAGTTATGGCGGAGTCTATTAAAAAATTACCTGATGAATGGAAACAGGATTTTCAGGAAATATCTTGGGGAGAAATTACGGGTTTTAGAAATCGTTTAGCCCATGAATATTTAGGCATTGATATTGAAATTGTTTGGGAGGTTATTGAGGTTTTCTTACCGCCTTTAACTGAAGCTATTACAGCAATGACGCAAAAGTATTGGAATGTTTAA
- a CDS encoding type I site-specific restriction-modification system specificity subunit has translation MMLSLPKYDCYKDSGVDWLGEIPVHWGITRMANFGSFTKGKGISKNDISEQGLPALLYGDIYTKYNIKTDYLITTVPNNITSNSAQIYYNDILFTGSGETLEDIGKCIVYKGNSVGYAGGDVIIFRQNKCNSLYLSYLFNSSFFNEQKAKLAKGQIIVHIYSSKLKTIKFCLPPLEEQERIVKFLDRKCEQVERAIALKQRLIELLDEQRAIIINQAVTKGLNPNAPMKDSGIDWLGDIPSHWEVTRMANFGSFNKGKGISKNDISEKGLPALLYGDIYTKYNIKTDYLITTVPNNIASNSAQIYYDDILFTGSGETLEDIGKCIVYKGNDIGYAGGDVIIFRQNRYNSLYLSYIFNSFLFKEQKAKLAKGQIIVHIYSSKLKNIKFCIPPIEELEKIVEYLDQKTAEIEELKEKTLQQIEKLKEFKQILIAEAVTGKIKV, from the coding sequence ATGATGCTTAGTTTACCTAAATACGACTGTTATAAAGATTCTGGGGTTGATTGGTTGGGAGAAATTCCAGTACATTGGGGGATAACAAGAATGGCTAATTTTGGCAGTTTTACCAAAGGAAAAGGTATTAGTAAAAATGATATTTCTGAACAAGGTTTACCAGCATTACTTTATGGAGATATATACACAAAATATAATATTAAAACAGATTATTTGATAACAACTGTCCCAAACAATATTACTAGTAATTCCGCTCAAATTTATTATAATGATATTCTGTTTACAGGTTCTGGAGAGACCCTTGAAGATATAGGAAAATGTATTGTTTATAAAGGGAATAGTGTCGGATATGCTGGAGGAGATGTAATAATTTTTAGACAAAATAAGTGTAATTCTCTTTATCTTTCTTATCTATTTAATTCCTCATTTTTTAATGAGCAAAAAGCAAAATTAGCTAAAGGACAAATCATTGTTCATATTTATTCTTCTAAGTTAAAAACAATTAAATTTTGTTTACCCCCATTAGAAGAACAAGAAAGGATAGTAAAATTTTTAGATAGAAAGTGTGAGCAGGTGGAGAGGGCGATCGCACTTAAACAAAGATTAATTGAACTGTTAGACGAACAAAGGGCGATCATTATTAACCAAGCAGTTACCAAAGGCTTAAACCCTAACGCACCCATGAAAGATAGTGGTATTGATTGGCTTGGCGATATTCCATCACATTGGGAAGTAACTAGAATGGCTAATTTTGGTAGTTTCAATAAAGGGAAAGGAATTAGTAAAAATGATATTTCTGAAAAAGGTTTACCAGCATTACTGTATGGAGATATATACACAAAATATAATATTAAAACAGATTATTTAATAACAACCGTCCCAAACAATATTGCTAGTAATTCCGCTCAAATTTATTATGATGATATTCTGTTTACAGGTTCTGGAGAAACCCTTGAAGATATTGGAAAATGTATTGTTTATAAAGGAAATGATATAGGATATGCTGGAGGAGATGTAATTATTTTTAGACAAAATAGATATAACTCTTTATATCTTTCTTATATATTTAATTCATTTTTATTTAAAGAGCAAAAAGCAAAATTAGCTAAAGGACAAATCATTGTTCACATTTACTCATCTAAACTTAAAAATATTAAATTTTGTATTCCTCCTATTGAAGAACTAGAAAAAATAGTTGAATATTTAGACCAAAAAACAGCAGAAATAGAAGAATTAAAAGAGAAAACTTTACAACAGATAGAGAAATTAAAAGAGTTCAAACAAATCTTAATCGCCGAAGCTGTGACAGGTAAAATTAAAGTATAA
- a CDS encoding toxin-antitoxin system HigA family toxin component: protein MIESFACKETEKIWQGKHSRKLPTEIQARVLRKLRQLDASLTVNDLKIPPSNHLEQLSGDRLGQYSIPINQQWRLCFHWQNGTAFDVEIIDYH, encoded by the coding sequence ATGATAGAATCTTTTGCTTGTAAAGAAACCGAGAAAATTTGGCAAGGGAAACATTCCCGCAAATTACCCACAGAAATACAAGCAAGGGTATTAAGAAAACTGCGCCAGCTAGATGCTTCCTTAACCGTTAATGATCTTAAAATACCTCCGAGTAATCATCTTGAGCAACTATCAGGAGATAGACTAGGACAATATAGCATACCCATTAACCAACAGTGGCGATTATGTTTTCACTGGCAAAATGGTACAGCCTTTGATGTAGAAATAATCGATTATCACTAA
- a CDS encoding toxin-antitoxin system HigA family antidote component — protein MTTELIKNPHAGDILKHEFLEELAMSQNALARAINVPPNRIHAIVKGERSITADTDLRLCRFFRLSEGYFLRLQNSYQIMEAKRKLGEQLNLITPLTIN, from the coding sequence ATGACCACAGAATTAATTAAAAATCCCCATGCAGGAGACATCCTCAAACACGAATTTTTAGAAGAATTAGCCATGAGTCAAAACGCCCTCGCCCGTGCCATTAATGTCCCTCCCAATCGCATTCATGCCATAGTAAAAGGAGAAAGAAGCATCACTGCTGATACGGATTTGCGTCTATGCCGTTTTTTTAGACTTTCCGAAGGCTACTTTTTAAGGCTACAAAATAGTTATCAAATCATGGAAGCAAAACGCAAATTAGGAGAACAATTAAACTTAATTACTCCCTTAACTATTAACTAA
- a CDS encoding toxin-antitoxin system toxin component: MNNLEKILDTNIKQEILNICTKYGAFNVKIFGSYARGEATENSDLDLLMDIEKGKSLLNRIALKQELEDLLGIKVDIAKPNNLHETIKNQVLAEAISL; encoded by the coding sequence ATGAACAACCTAGAGAAAATCTTAGATACTAATATAAAACAAGAAATACTTAATATTTGTACTAAATATGGAGCATTTAACGTCAAAATTTTTGGATCTTATGCCAGAGGAGAAGCCACAGAAAACAGCGATTTAGACTTGTTAATGGATATTGAAAAAGGTAAAAGCCTTTTAAATAGAATTGCCTTAAAACAAGAATTAGAAGACCTTTTAGGAATAAAAGTAGATATAGCAAAACCCAATAACCTCCATGAAACCATCAAAAATCAAGTTTTGGCAGAAGCAATTTCATTATGA
- a CDS encoding toxin-antitoxin system antidote component — MLYLNNIKECIENIENYTNQDKQAFLDNKMMQDAVIRNLEIIGEATKRLSSDLRIKYNQVPWRQMAGLRDVLIHDYLRVDLEEIWIIIEKDLPELKAQINYILLHNS, encoded by the coding sequence TTGCTATATCTTAATAATATAAAAGAATGTATAGAAAATATTGAAAACTATACAAATCAAGATAAACAAGCATTTTTAGACAATAAAATGATGCAAGATGCGGTTATTCGTAACTTAGAAATAATAGGAGAAGCAACCAAAAGATTATCTTCTGATTTGAGAATTAAATATAATCAAGTACCATGGCGACAAATGGCAGGATTAAGAGACGTTTTAATTCATGATTACCTAAGAGTAGATTTAGAAGAAATTTGGATTATCATAGAAAAAGACTTACCAGAATTAAAAGCACAAATTAATTATATTTTGTTACACAATTCTTAA
- a CDS encoding toxin-antitoxin system toxin component → MINTLTEENQILDKNKVLEIIKAQKNLFNKYHIKTLALFGSTARNEATENSDLDFLVEFNTSPTFDNYMDLKFYLEELFNKSVDLVIKEDLKPIIREKVIKEAVYVS, encoded by the coding sequence ATGATAAATACCTTAACAGAAGAAAATCAGATACTAGATAAAAATAAAGTATTAGAAATAATTAAAGCACAAAAAAATCTATTTAATAAATATCACATAAAAACCCTAGCTTTATTCGGTTCAACCGCAAGAAATGAAGCAACAGAAAATAGCGATTTAGATTTTTTAGTGGAGTTTAATACAAGCCCTACATTTGATAATTATATGGACTTAAAATTTTATTTAGAAGAATTATTTAATAAATCAGTGGACTTAGTTATAAAAGAAGATTTAAAACCCATAATTAGAGAAAAAGTAATTAAGGAGGCGGTTTATGTCTCGTAG
- a CDS encoding toxin-antitoxin system HepN family antidote component — translation MSRSLILYLRDIITSIDKIKKYTFNLTYEELLEDEKTLESVVYNLMIIGEATKKIPPEIRIKYSYI, via the coding sequence ATGTCTCGTAGTCTTATCCTTTATTTAAGAGATATTATTACCAGTATTGATAAAATAAAAAAATATACATTCAATTTAACTTATGAGGAATTATTAGAAGACGAAAAAACCCTTGAATCTGTTGTATATAATTTAATGATTATAGGAGAAGCAACAAAGAAAATACCTCCAGAAATAAGAATAAAATATTCATATATCTAG